The Lentzea guizhouensis genome contains a region encoding:
- a CDS encoding aminoglycoside phosphotransferase family protein, giving the protein MPNAVAHTDVSLVDELVRTQFPRWHGLPIVQVEHGGTSNAMYRLGDELAVRLPRLDWAKDEAVKEAATVPLVAPHLPVAVPEPLALGKPIESYPHRWSVVRWLSGDIAGVEDVDADTPVRLAELVHALHGIDATGRPWTTYRGRLDASDNDEPVRGCIAQLGGDPRLVAIWEEALAAPRWDRPGRWLHADLHQGNLLFTGGRLTGVIDWGTAGVGDPAADLMTAWLYLDERGRKAFRRELPEFDDATWARARGWALHLAVLALPYYRDTNRFLAGIASRTIEQLLAERAR; this is encoded by the coding sequence ATGCCGAACGCCGTCGCGCACACCGACGTGTCGCTTGTGGACGAACTCGTCCGCACGCAGTTCCCCCGGTGGCACGGCCTGCCGATCGTCCAGGTGGAGCACGGCGGCACCAGCAACGCGATGTACCGGCTCGGCGACGAGCTCGCGGTGCGGCTGCCGCGGCTGGACTGGGCCAAGGACGAGGCCGTCAAGGAAGCCGCGACGGTGCCACTGGTCGCGCCGCACCTGCCGGTCGCGGTGCCGGAACCGCTCGCGCTGGGAAAGCCCATCGAGAGCTACCCGCACCGGTGGTCGGTGGTCCGGTGGCTCAGCGGTGACATCGCCGGCGTCGAGGACGTGGACGCAGACACCCCGGTCCGGCTCGCCGAACTGGTCCACGCGCTGCACGGGATCGACGCCACCGGCCGGCCGTGGACCACCTACCGCGGCCGCCTGGACGCCTCCGACAACGACGAGCCCGTGCGCGGCTGCATCGCCCAGCTCGGCGGCGACCCTCGGCTGGTCGCCATCTGGGAGGAGGCGCTCGCCGCACCGCGCTGGGATCGGCCGGGCCGGTGGCTGCACGCCGACCTGCACCAGGGCAACCTGCTCTTCACCGGCGGCAGGCTGACCGGGGTGATCGACTGGGGCACCGCCGGGGTCGGCGATCCCGCGGCCGACCTCATGACGGCGTGGCTCTACCTCGACGAACGCGGCCGCAAGGCGTTCCGGCGCGAGCTGCCTGAGTTCGACGACGCCACCTGGGCCCGCGCACGGGGCTGGGCGCTGCACCTGGCCGTGCTCGCGCTGCCGTACTACCGGGACACCAACAGGTTCCTCGCCGGCATCGCCAGCCGCACGATCGAGCAGCTACTCGCGGAACGCGCCCGGTGA
- a CDS encoding helix-turn-helix domain-containing protein — translation MAATGRSAKALIDARVALEAKRLLVHTDLSAAAIGHRLGFSEATNFAKFFTREAGVSPGAFRE, via the coding sequence GTGGCGGCGACCGGGCGGTCGGCCAAGGCGTTGATCGACGCACGGGTGGCGTTGGAGGCCAAGCGGCTGCTGGTGCACACGGACCTGTCGGCGGCGGCGATCGGGCACCGGCTGGGGTTCAGCGAGGCCACGAACTTCGCGAAGTTCTTCACCCGCGAGGCAGGCGTGTCACCGGGCGCGTTCCGCGAGTAG
- a CDS encoding nuclear transport factor 2 family protein yields the protein MRALVATLPEGFHYELARVIADGDLVALHGVHHGFGPEPLVAFDLFRVENGKLAEHWDALTPVVQHTASGRSQTDGPVLPAAVDTERSRALVREFGEQVACWDLFRVADGKIVEHWDVITPVPARLSTPAVSGH from the coding sequence TTGCGCGCACTCGTCGCCACCCTCCCGGAGGGCTTCCACTACGAGCTCGCCCGCGTCATCGCCGACGGCGACCTCGTCGCACTGCACGGCGTCCACCACGGCTTCGGGCCGGAGCCGCTGGTCGCGTTCGACCTCTTCCGCGTCGAGAACGGCAAGCTCGCCGAACACTGGGACGCGCTCACCCCGGTCGTGCAGCACACGGCGAGCGGACGGTCCCAGACGGACGGTCCGGTGCTGCCCGCCGCCGTCGACACCGAGCGGTCCCGCGCGCTCGTCCGCGAGTTCGGTGAGCAAGTCGCCTGCTGGGACCTGTTCCGGGTCGCGGACGGCAAGATCGTCGAGCACTGGGACGTGATCACCCCGGTGCCGGCGCGGCTCAGCACGCCCGCGGTGTCAGGGCACTAG
- a CDS encoding ABC transporter permease subunit translates to MAWLIWRQHRTEVCVLGLLIGMFGVALLLLGTQAHDLFPGGPARCAGEAGADEACTASFRRLDEEYGFVENLLAAFYLVPVVIGAFLGAPLLARELEEGTWQLAWTQAVPRMRWLAAKLAALAGVTIALTGMFTAVLTWFRRPFDAWEGRFQYDAFDLEGLVPIAYALFAFGVATVAGALLRRSLPAFGVAFGAFLAARMAVALLARPAYATPLTTVEPVPVDGSKDLPVPSFADWMIERGYADATGRRLSSTEYYELEAAANRAGTNLNQFLHERGVQQFGVYHPADRFWTFQLIETALFVVVAAVLIGVVVWRVRRRLI, encoded by the coding sequence ATGGCGTGGTTGATCTGGCGTCAGCACCGGACCGAGGTCTGCGTCCTGGGTCTGCTCATCGGCATGTTCGGCGTCGCCCTGCTCCTGCTCGGGACGCAGGCCCACGACCTGTTCCCCGGCGGTCCCGCCCGGTGCGCGGGCGAGGCCGGTGCCGACGAGGCCTGCACGGCCTCCTTCCGCCGGCTCGACGAGGAGTACGGGTTCGTCGAGAACCTCTTGGCGGCCTTCTACCTGGTCCCCGTCGTCATCGGCGCGTTCCTCGGCGCACCGCTGCTCGCGCGCGAACTGGAGGAGGGCACCTGGCAGCTCGCCTGGACCCAGGCCGTGCCGCGGATGCGTTGGCTGGCCGCCAAACTCGCGGCACTGGCCGGCGTCACGATCGCGCTCACCGGGATGTTCACCGCGGTGCTCACCTGGTTCCGCCGGCCGTTCGACGCGTGGGAGGGCCGGTTCCAGTACGACGCCTTCGACCTGGAGGGCCTGGTTCCGATCGCGTACGCGCTGTTCGCGTTCGGCGTCGCGACCGTCGCGGGAGCGCTCCTTCGGCGCAGCCTGCCCGCGTTCGGCGTCGCCTTCGGTGCGTTCCTCGCCGCCCGGATGGCGGTGGCGCTGCTGGCCCGTCCCGCGTACGCCACGCCGCTCACCACCGTCGAGCCGGTTCCCGTCGACGGCTCGAAGGACCTGCCCGTGCCGAGCTTCGCCGACTGGATGATCGAGCGCGGCTACGCGGACGCCACCGGGCGCAGGCTGAGCTCGACCGAGTACTACGAGCTGGAGGCCGCCGCCAACCGGGCAGGCACCAACCTCAACCAGTTCCTGCACGAGCGGGGCGTCCAGCAGTTCGGGGTCTACCACCCGGCCGACCGGTTCTGGACGTTCCAGCTCATCGAGACGGCCCTGTTCGTCGTTGTCGCGGCGGTCTTGATCGGCGTGGTGGTGTGGCGGGTGCGACGCCGGCTGATCTAG
- a CDS encoding ABC transporter ATP-binding protein, whose translation MTAAEFALRTDGVGKRYRKGWALRDCTLALPAGGVIALVGPNGAGKTTLLRLVVGLLAPSTGTVEVLGQDVTASTPQTLSRIGFLAQDHPLYKRFTVAEMLRFGRSCNLRFDQGLAERRLARLGIPLDRRAGTLSGGQQAQVALALALAKRPDLLVLDEPVASLDPLARHEFLQVLMGAVAEGGVTVLFSSHVVHELERVCDHLIVLNQGRVTLTGDIDTLLAEHRLLVGPRTATDLDRAGTVVEAVHSDRHTTLLVRDGALPPAPGWQPRPVALEDLVLAYLRRPSEQSAAVTSEVAAWRG comes from the coding sequence GTGACAGCGGCCGAGTTCGCGCTGCGCACCGACGGCGTGGGCAAGCGGTACCGGAAGGGCTGGGCGCTGCGCGACTGCACCCTGGCCCTGCCGGCGGGCGGCGTGATCGCCCTGGTCGGGCCGAACGGCGCGGGCAAGACCACACTGCTGCGCCTGGTCGTCGGGCTGCTGGCACCGAGCACCGGCACGGTGGAGGTCCTCGGCCAGGACGTCACCGCCAGCACCCCGCAGACGCTGTCCCGGATCGGGTTCCTGGCCCAGGACCACCCGCTGTACAAGCGTTTCACCGTCGCCGAGATGCTCCGCTTCGGCCGGTCCTGCAACCTGCGGTTCGACCAAGGGCTGGCCGAACGCCGGCTGGCGAGGCTGGGCATCCCGCTCGACCGCAGGGCCGGCACGCTCTCCGGCGGGCAGCAGGCCCAGGTCGCGCTGGCCCTGGCCCTGGCGAAGCGGCCGGACCTGCTCGTCCTCGACGAGCCCGTGGCGAGCCTCGACCCGTTGGCACGGCACGAGTTCCTGCAGGTCCTCATGGGCGCGGTGGCCGAAGGCGGGGTGACCGTCCTGTTCTCCTCCCACGTCGTGCACGAGCTCGAGCGCGTCTGCGACCACCTGATCGTGCTCAACCAAGGCCGGGTCACGCTCACCGGTGACATCGACACCCTGCTCGCCGAGCACCGGCTGCTCGTCGGCCCGCGCACGGCCACCGACCTCGACCGGGCCGGCACCGTCGTGGAGGCCGTCCACAGCGACCGGCACACGACCCTGCTGGTGCGCGACGGCGCGCTCCCGCCCGCGCCGGGCTGGCAGCCCCGGCCGGTCGCACTGGAGGACCTGGTGCTGGCGTACCTGCGCCGGCCGTCCGAGCAGAGCGCCGCGGTCACGTCGGAGGTGGCGGCATGGCGTGGTTGA
- a CDS encoding GntR family transcriptional regulator — MFVFRLDTHSGVPPYLQLVQQVRQAVLLGFLHPGDRLPLIREVVEDLAINPNTVAKAYRQMEQENLVTGRPGQGTFVTEQQSAAMSASTYTSLRRGLVTWLRRAYAAGLDEQAVNALFASVHEQTKNEDVA, encoded by the coding sequence GTGTTCGTCTTCCGGCTCGACACCCACTCCGGCGTGCCGCCGTACCTGCAGCTCGTCCAGCAGGTCCGCCAGGCGGTGCTGCTCGGCTTCCTCCACCCCGGCGACCGCCTCCCGCTCATCCGCGAGGTGGTCGAGGACCTGGCGATCAACCCGAACACCGTCGCCAAGGCGTACCGGCAGATGGAGCAGGAGAACCTGGTCACCGGCCGGCCCGGCCAGGGCACGTTCGTCACCGAACAGCAGTCGGCCGCGATGTCGGCGTCGACGTACACGTCGCTGCGCCGCGGCCTGGTGACCTGGTTGCGCCGCGCCTACGCGGCCGGCCTCGACGAGCAGGCTGTCAACGCGCTCTTCGCCTCCGTGCACGAGCAGACGAAGAACGAGGACGTGGCGTGA
- a CDS encoding type I polyketide synthase, with protein sequence MSAVDMLSDQERVLCLSPFGTPNPALVVAAQRAGGLGVLDLGPHAARDLGRVAARHPGTFGVRLHGPLTVTLPEVVDTVVVDLHNHVADLAELGERRVLAVVTSVAEAVAAIERGVSGLIAKGAEAGGRVGGSPAFVLLQQVLALTDLPIWLWGGIGPDTAAAAVAGGARGVVLEGQLALVAEARKHISGEIVNAIRLMDGADTVVRDGVRVHARQNELEIGQEGSFAEFNRVSFGTVGGVVGAIQRALRDNVARAGEHRSIRAGGPFCDRVPGLRYPIAQGPMTRVSDQPAFAGAVADGGALPFLALALMEGEQVHELLTQTAEKLGDKPWGVGLLGFAPAELRARQTAAVLKTRPRYAIVAGGTPAQARELEDAGIEAFLHVPSPALLRRFLDEGARKFVFEGSECGGHTGPRTSFTLWQQQIDVLRGREKDVVALFAGGIHDARSAAMIDAMTAPLAARGAAIGVLVGTAYLFTEEAVEHGAIRPVFQQVALECEDTALLETSPGHAVRCAQTSYVDTFEQARVELADLPRQESWERLEQLNLGRLRLASRGLVRGDDGLVEVDEDEQRREGMFMIGQVATLRSERTTIAALHEDIVSGVLPETVEEDRTAEPLDIAIVGMAAIMPGARDVAEFWANVLAGKDSITEIPPDRWSPERYGSPFRWGGFLPRTAFDPLAYGIPPTSLTSIEPAQLLALEVSAQALKDAGYATRVFDRERTSVIFGAEAGADLANAYTVRTALPALGVRGLDDHLPALTEDSFPGVLGNVIAGRIANRLDLGGANYTVDAACASSLAALDVACKELVGGTSDMVLCGAVDLHNSAHDYQMFASVKALSAKGRCATFDSAADGIALGEGVAAVVLKRLADAERDGDRVYAVVKGIGASSDGRSLGLTAPRPEGQQRALRRAYASAGVSVRDVGLVEAHGTGTVVGDRTELASLTEMFAGVDPGSCTIGSVKSQIGHTKCAAGLAGVIKAALAVHTGIRPGTLHVKQPNAYWDPRTSPFAFGHRTWADKDRVAGVSAFGFGGTNFHTVLAGYTGADEPRHGLTVWPAELFLVRGENPGAAQREAARIKALVDDRTPLRNLAAACGSGTVQAAFVVSDHESLRQALADVEAWRASDVVQLRDGERPKVAFLYPGQGSQRPGMVLDLLTAFPWLQDFVDPRYERVMFPPAALTADDVARQRAEITDTRNAQPTLGIAGLAVTALLDSVGVRPDLVGGHSYGELVALAAAGVFTPAELLDLSAARAEAMLAAVGDDPGTMAAVTASVAEVEALLPADVVVANHNSPDQVVISGPAAAVENAVEVLGNAGLTVKNIPVAAAFHSPLMAGARDRFAERLAAVSINEMQIPVWSNVAAAPHTDVRQGLADQLAGRVRFVDQVESMYAAGARIFVEAGPGGVLTSLVGKTLGRPVGRTGRCAVTTT encoded by the coding sequence GTGAGCGCAGTGGACATGCTGTCGGATCAAGAACGGGTGCTGTGCCTCAGTCCGTTCGGCACCCCCAACCCGGCCCTCGTGGTCGCGGCTCAGCGGGCGGGCGGCCTCGGCGTGCTCGACCTCGGGCCGCACGCGGCACGCGACCTCGGTCGTGTCGCGGCGCGTCATCCCGGCACGTTCGGGGTGCGGCTGCACGGGCCGTTGACGGTCACCTTGCCCGAGGTCGTCGACACCGTCGTCGTTGATCTGCACAACCATGTCGCCGACCTGGCTGAGCTGGGGGAACGCCGTGTTCTGGCGGTCGTCACCTCGGTGGCCGAGGCCGTTGCGGCGATCGAGCGCGGCGTGTCCGGGCTGATCGCGAAGGGTGCCGAGGCGGGCGGCCGGGTGGGTGGTTCGCCTGCGTTCGTGCTGCTCCAGCAGGTGCTCGCGCTGACCGATCTGCCCATCTGGCTGTGGGGTGGCATCGGGCCCGACACGGCTGCCGCGGCCGTCGCCGGCGGGGCGCGCGGGGTGGTGCTGGAAGGCCAGCTCGCGCTCGTCGCGGAGGCGCGAAAACACATTTCCGGTGAAATTGTCAACGCGATCCGCTTGATGGACGGCGCTGACACCGTTGTGCGTGATGGTGTGCGTGTGCACGCCCGGCAGAACGAGCTGGAAATTGGGCAAGAAGGTTCCTTTGCGGAATTCAACCGCGTCTCGTTTGGGACGGTCGGCGGTGTCGTCGGGGCCATTCAGCGGGCCCTGCGCGACAATGTCGCACGAGCGGGTGAACACCGCTCGATCCGTGCCGGAGGGCCGTTCTGCGACCGTGTTCCCGGCCTGCGCTACCCGATCGCACAGGGGCCGATGACGCGGGTCAGCGACCAGCCCGCGTTCGCCGGGGCCGTCGCCGACGGTGGTGCGCTGCCGTTCCTCGCGCTCGCGCTGATGGAGGGCGAGCAGGTCCACGAGCTGCTGACGCAGACGGCGGAGAAGCTCGGTGACAAGCCGTGGGGCGTCGGACTGCTCGGGTTCGCGCCCGCTGAGCTGCGCGCGCGGCAGACGGCCGCGGTGCTCAAGACCAGACCGAGGTACGCCATCGTCGCCGGTGGCACGCCCGCGCAGGCCCGTGAGCTGGAGGACGCCGGGATCGAGGCGTTCCTGCACGTCCCGTCGCCCGCGTTGCTCAGGCGGTTCCTCGACGAGGGCGCGCGCAAGTTCGTCTTCGAGGGCTCGGAGTGCGGCGGGCACACCGGCCCGCGGACCAGCTTCACCCTGTGGCAGCAGCAGATCGACGTGCTGCGCGGCCGCGAGAAGGACGTCGTCGCGCTCTTCGCGGGCGGCATCCACGACGCGCGGTCCGCCGCGATGATCGACGCGATGACGGCACCGCTGGCCGCCCGTGGCGCCGCGATCGGTGTGCTGGTCGGCACGGCCTACCTGTTCACCGAGGAGGCCGTCGAGCACGGCGCGATCCGGCCGGTGTTCCAGCAGGTCGCGCTGGAGTGCGAGGACACCGCGCTGCTGGAGACCTCGCCGGGGCACGCGGTCCGCTGCGCTCAGACGTCCTATGTGGACACGTTCGAACAGGCGCGGGTCGAGCTGGCGGACCTGCCCCGGCAGGAGAGCTGGGAGCGGCTCGAACAGCTCAACCTGGGCCGGCTCCGGCTCGCCAGCCGCGGACTCGTGCGCGGCGACGACGGACTGGTCGAGGTCGACGAGGACGAACAGCGCCGCGAGGGCATGTTCATGATCGGCCAGGTCGCGACCCTGAGGTCCGAGCGCACCACGATCGCCGCGCTGCACGAGGACATCGTCTCCGGGGTGCTGCCGGAGACCGTCGAAGAGGACCGGACCGCCGAGCCGCTGGACATCGCCATCGTCGGCATGGCCGCGATCATGCCCGGCGCGCGGGACGTGGCCGAGTTCTGGGCGAACGTGCTGGCGGGCAAGGACTCCATCACCGAGATCCCACCGGACCGCTGGTCGCCGGAACGCTACGGCAGCCCGTTCCGCTGGGGCGGCTTCCTGCCGCGCACGGCGTTCGACCCGCTCGCCTACGGCATCCCGCCCACCTCGCTCACCTCCATCGAACCCGCTCAGCTGCTCGCGCTGGAGGTCAGCGCGCAGGCGTTGAAGGACGCCGGATACGCGACGCGGGTGTTCGACCGTGAGCGCACGTCGGTGATCTTCGGTGCTGAAGCCGGCGCCGACCTCGCGAACGCCTACACGGTCCGGACCGCGTTGCCCGCCTTGGGAGTCCGCGGCCTCGACGACCACCTGCCCGCGCTCACCGAGGACTCGTTCCCCGGCGTGCTGGGCAACGTGATCGCCGGCCGCATCGCGAACCGGCTCGACCTCGGCGGCGCGAACTACACCGTCGACGCGGCCTGCGCGTCCAGCCTCGCCGCGCTCGACGTGGCCTGCAAGGAGCTCGTCGGCGGAACCAGCGACATGGTCCTGTGCGGTGCGGTCGACCTGCACAACAGCGCGCACGACTACCAGATGTTCGCCTCGGTCAAGGCGTTGTCCGCCAAGGGGCGTTGCGCCACGTTCGACTCGGCTGCCGACGGCATCGCGCTCGGCGAGGGCGTGGCGGCCGTGGTCCTGAAGCGGCTCGCCGACGCCGAACGCGACGGCGACCGGGTCTACGCGGTCGTCAAGGGCATCGGCGCGTCGAGCGACGGCAGGTCGCTCGGACTCACCGCGCCACGGCCGGAAGGCCAGCAACGGGCGCTGCGCAGGGCGTACGCGTCGGCGGGCGTGTCGGTGCGGGACGTCGGGCTGGTCGAGGCGCACGGCACCGGAACCGTGGTCGGCGACCGGACCGAGCTCGCGTCGCTCACCGAGATGTTCGCCGGCGTCGATCCGGGCAGCTGCACGATCGGGTCGGTGAAGTCCCAGATCGGGCACACCAAGTGCGCGGCGGGGCTGGCCGGCGTGATCAAGGCGGCGCTGGCCGTCCACACCGGCATCCGGCCGGGAACGCTGCACGTCAAGCAGCCCAACGCCTACTGGGACCCGCGGACCAGCCCGTTCGCGTTCGGCCACCGCACCTGGGCGGACAAGGACCGGGTCGCGGGCGTGAGCGCGTTCGGGTTCGGCGGCACGAACTTCCACACCGTCCTCGCTGGCTACACCGGCGCGGACGAGCCGAGGCACGGACTCACCGTGTGGCCGGCCGAGCTGTTCCTGGTCCGCGGCGAGAACCCGGGGGCAGCACAACGGGAAGCCGCACGGATCAAGGCGCTGGTCGACGACCGCACGCCGTTGCGGAACCTGGCCGCGGCCTGCGGCAGCGGCACGGTCCAGGCGGCGTTCGTGGTGAGCGATCACGAGAGCCTGCGCCAGGCGCTGGCAGACGTCGAGGCGTGGCGAGCATCGGACGTCGTGCAGCTCAGGGACGGGGAACGGCCGAAGGTCGCCTTCCTCTACCCCGGCCAGGGCAGCCAACGACCGGGCATGGTGCTGGACCTGCTCACGGCGTTCCCGTGGCTGCAGGACTTCGTGGACCCGCGCTACGAACGGGTCATGTTCCCGCCCGCCGCGCTCACCGCGGACGACGTGGCACGACAACGCGCCGAGATCACCGACACCCGCAACGCCCAGCCGACGCTGGGAATCGCCGGGCTCGCGGTGACGGCGTTGCTCGACTCCGTCGGCGTGCGGCCGGATCTGGTCGGTGGGCACAGCTACGGCGAGCTGGTCGCGCTGGCCGCTGCCGGTGTGTTCACGCCCGCAGAGCTGCTCGACCTCAGCGCGGCGCGGGCCGAGGCGATGCTGGCGGCGGTCGGCGACGACCCCGGCACGATGGCGGCGGTGACCGCGTCGGTCGCCGAGGTCGAGGCGTTGCTGCCGGCGGACGTCGTGGTGGCCAACCACAACTCGCCCGACCAGGTCGTGATCTCCGGACCCGCGGCAGCCGTCGAGAACGCCGTCGAGGTGCTCGGGAACGCCGGGCTGACCGTCAAGAACATCCCGGTCGCCGCCGCGTTCCACAGCCCGCTGATGGCGGGGGCGCGGGACCGGTTCGCGGAACGGCTCGCGGCCGTGTCCATCAACGAGATGCAGATCCCGGTGTGGTCGAACGTGGCCGCCGCGCCCCATACGGACGTGCGCCAGGGGCTGGCCGACCAGCTCGCCGGGCGGGTGCGGTTCGTGGACCAGGTCGAGTCGATGTACGCGGCGGGCGCGCGGATCTTCGTCGAGGCCGGGCCCGGAGGGGTGCTGACCTCGCTGGTCGGCAAGACCCTCGGCCGACCGGTCGGCCGCACCGGGCGTTGCGCTGTGACGACCACGTGA
- a CDS encoding SDR family NAD(P)-dependent oxidoreductase, with protein MDARPLFEDRAEPATAVPQRPNWYVDGGLVRDANGEALPGGLRPATEFPTLRAGSGLGRDEIVEKFLDGMRDAVSAQRDVLLSYLGTAPAPAPAPMPVVDAVVHAPEPVALQQEDVATVVLRTISTRTGYPVEMLQPGLDLEADLSIDSIKRTEIVGELVQELGASGSVDELAQLKTIEGIVGWFGAAAPVAAPAKDVRGVVLRTISTRTGYPMEMLQPGLDLEADLSIDSIKRAEIVGELVQELGASGSVDDLAQLKTIDGIVGWFGETPAITAPAASGSLAGAVAGGGELVGGLVVREAAGKLVRRVPQVVAADPAEPVDLTGKTVLIIDDNGIGLELADLLEKHNARPRIEPKFPADLAGIDVVVHLGARLPEAFSEVKACVTTGTNLVVVTTGGGTFGFDHTTDELPADIGLHGLIRTAALEHPDLVVRAVDLNPKESHRDIATALLAELGAGPAVVGHQAGRRHVIEAVETEPVGGDLPLDADSVVLLTGGARGITALAAIALAERTGCHIELVGRTPIAPEDHRLANATTEPELVKALFEIGEKDQVPAKARRVLAEREVRQTLERLRAKASSVRYHQCDVTGAEAVGRVVDDIKARFGRLDGVIHGAGVLDDKLIADKTQESFDRVWATKVNGAKAFTDGFLVLFGSVSGVFGNRGQADYSAANDALDRMARFWGPHRKVVAVDWGPWAGAGMAVGLSAEYERRGIPLIQPDQGVDALLNEIAAGTDVQVVYQWEA; from the coding sequence GTGGACGCGCGACCGCTCTTCGAGGACAGGGCCGAACCGGCCACGGCCGTGCCGCAACGGCCCAACTGGTACGTGGATGGAGGTCTCGTGCGGGACGCGAACGGCGAGGCACTGCCCGGCGGGCTGCGGCCCGCGACCGAGTTCCCGACGCTGCGGGCCGGATCGGGCCTGGGCCGGGACGAGATCGTCGAGAAGTTCCTGGACGGCATGCGGGACGCGGTCAGCGCCCAGCGCGACGTCCTGCTGAGCTACCTCGGCACCGCACCCGCGCCCGCCCCGGCACCGATGCCGGTCGTGGACGCCGTGGTGCACGCGCCGGAACCGGTTGCGCTGCAACAGGAAGACGTCGCCACGGTGGTGCTGCGGACGATCAGCACCCGCACCGGCTATCCGGTCGAGATGTTGCAGCCGGGCCTGGACCTGGAAGCGGACCTGTCGATCGACTCGATCAAGCGCACCGAGATCGTCGGCGAGCTCGTCCAGGAGCTGGGCGCGTCCGGTTCGGTCGACGAACTGGCACAGCTCAAGACGATCGAGGGCATCGTCGGCTGGTTCGGCGCGGCGGCTCCGGTCGCGGCCCCCGCCAAGGACGTGCGGGGCGTGGTGCTGCGGACGATCAGCACTCGCACCGGCTACCCGATGGAGATGTTGCAGCCGGGCCTGGACCTGGAAGCGGACCTGTCGATCGACTCGATCAAGCGCGCGGAGATCGTGGGCGAGCTGGTCCAGGAGCTGGGCGCCTCCGGGTCGGTGGACGACCTGGCGCAGCTCAAGACGATCGACGGGATCGTGGGCTGGTTCGGCGAAACCCCGGCCATCACCGCTCCGGCCGCCTCCGGCTCGCTCGCCGGTGCTGTGGCAGGAGGCGGTGAGCTGGTCGGCGGGCTGGTCGTCCGTGAGGCGGCCGGGAAGCTCGTGCGGCGCGTCCCGCAGGTCGTGGCCGCCGACCCGGCCGAGCCCGTCGACCTCACCGGCAAGACCGTGCTGATCATCGACGACAACGGCATCGGCCTCGAGCTCGCCGACCTCCTCGAAAAGCACAACGCCCGCCCGCGCATCGAGCCGAAGTTCCCCGCCGACCTCGCCGGCATCGACGTCGTGGTCCACCTCGGCGCCCGGCTGCCCGAGGCGTTCAGCGAGGTCAAGGCCTGCGTCACCACCGGCACGAACCTCGTCGTGGTCACCACCGGCGGCGGCACGTTCGGCTTCGACCACACCACCGACGAGCTGCCCGCGGACATCGGCCTGCACGGGCTGATCCGCACGGCCGCGCTCGAACACCCGGACCTGGTGGTGCGCGCGGTCGACCTCAACCCCAAGGAGAGCCACCGCGACATCGCCACCGCCCTGCTCGCCGAGCTCGGTGCCGGTCCGGCGGTCGTCGGCCACCAGGCCGGTCGCCGGCACGTCATCGAGGCCGTCGAGACCGAACCTGTCGGCGGTGACCTGCCGCTCGACGCCGACAGCGTGGTGCTGCTGACCGGTGGCGCCCGCGGCATCACGGCACTCGCCGCGATCGCACTCGCCGAACGCACCGGCTGCCACATCGAGCTGGTCGGCCGCACCCCGATCGCGCCCGAGGACCACCGCCTCGCGAACGCCACCACCGAACCCGAGCTCGTGAAGGCGCTGTTCGAGATCGGTGAGAAGGACCAGGTGCCCGCCAAGGCACGCAGGGTGCTCGCCGAACGTGAAGTCCGCCAGACCCTCGAACGGTTGCGCGCCAAGGCGTCGAGCGTCCGCTACCACCAGTGCGATGTCACCGGCGCTGAGGCCGTGGGCAGGGTGGTCGACGACATCAAGGCCCGGTTCGGCCGGCTCGACGGCGTGATCCACGGCGCGGGCGTGCTGGACGACAAGCTGATCGCCGACAAGACCCAGGAGTCGTTCGACCGGGTCTGGGCCACGAAGGTCAACGGCGCCAAGGCGTTCACCGACGGGTTCCTGGTGCTGTTCGGCAGCGTCAGCGGCGTGTTCGGCAACCGCGGCCAGGCCGACTACAGCGCCGCGAACGACGCGCTCGACCGGATGGCCAGGTTCTGGGGTCCGCACCGCAAGGTCGTCGCCGTCGACTGGGGCCCTTGGGCGGGCGCCGGGATGGCGGTGGGGCTCAGCGCGGAGTACGAACGCCGCGGCATCCCGCTGATCCAGCCGGACCAGGGCGTGGACGCGCTGCTCAACGAGATCGCCGCCGGGACCGACGTGCAGGTGGTCTACCAATGGGAGGCATAG